A single window of Buchnera aphidicola (Cinara cuneomaculata) DNA harbors:
- the mnmE gene encoding tRNA uridine-5-carboxymethylaminomethyl(34) synthesis GTPase MnmE: MIFHDTIVAPATALGQSGIGIIRISGFSVLKIIKKFLKLSMKERFAHYTSFLDIHGNIIDHGIALFFLAPRSFTGEDILEFHGHGNPIILDLLIKNILLIKNVRIARPGEFTERAFLNKKIDLIQAEAISDIISAQSEVAVKSALRSLSGIFSKKIYVIINLIKTFFSRIEAVINFPDEINISFKIQDNLSKIIKLLKELIDIVKKNNILQKGIKIVIGGPPNVGKSSLFNCLSNKKISIVTNIPGTTRDVMNNNIYVNGISCELLDTAGLRKSDDIIERIGIKLAKRNIRCCDHIFFVLDATHNYKKNNKFMLKSINNLQKNQNITFIFNKIDLINQIPHAEMIYKKFPVFYISVKNKQGINLITDRIKNLSKVLNNVENVFLARQRHLIGLEESLDYLITGQIDWLDNQNIELLSDNIRLSLQSLLGITGHFNNEDLLNKIFSEFCIGK, encoded by the coding sequence ATGATATTTCATGACACTATTGTAGCTCCAGCAACAGCTTTAGGTCAATCAGGTATCGGAATTATAAGAATTTCCGGTTTTTCTGTTTTAAAGATAATAAAAAAATTTTTAAAGCTTTCTATGAAGGAACGGTTTGCTCATTATACATCTTTCTTAGATATTCACGGTAATATTATTGATCACGGTATTGCTTTATTTTTTTTAGCTCCTCGATCATTTACAGGTGAAGATATATTAGAATTTCATGGCCATGGTAACCCTATTATATTAGACTTATTAATAAAAAATATATTATTAATTAAAAATGTTCGTATAGCTCGTCCCGGTGAATTTACAGAAAGAGCCTTTTTAAATAAAAAAATAGATTTAATTCAAGCAGAAGCTATTAGTGATATAATTAGTGCGCAGTCTGAAGTTGCAGTAAAATCTGCATTGCGTTCTTTATCAGGTATATTTTCAAAAAAAATATATGTCATTATTAATCTAATAAAAACTTTTTTTTCTAGAATAGAAGCAGTTATTAATTTTCCTGATGAAATAAATATTTCTTTTAAAATACAAGATAATTTATCAAAAATAATAAAATTACTTAAAGAGTTGATAGATATAGTAAAAAAAAATAATATATTGCAGAAAGGCATCAAAATAGTTATCGGAGGTCCACCGAATGTTGGTAAATCTAGTTTGTTTAATTGTTTATCTAACAAAAAAATTTCTATTGTTACTAACATTCCAGGTACTACTCGTGATGTCATGAATAATAATATTTATGTAAATGGAATATCTTGTGAATTATTAGATACTGCCGGGTTGCGTAAAAGTGATGATATTATCGAAAGAATAGGTATAAAATTAGCAAAACGAAATATTCGTTGTTGTGATCATATTTTCTTTGTTTTAGATGCTACGCATAATTATAAAAAAAATAATAAATTTATGTTAAAAAGCATAAATAATTTACAAAAAAATCAAAATATTACGTTTATTTTTAATAAAATAGATCTTATTAATCAAATACCTCATGCAGAAATGATATATAAAAAATTTCCAGTTTTTTATATATCAGTTAAAAATAAACAAGGAATTAATTTAATAACTGATAGAATTAAAAATTTATCTAAAGTTTTAAATAATGTTGAAAATGTTTTTTTAGCCCGACAGAGACATCTTATAGGATTAGAAGAATCATTAGATTATTTAATAACAGGTCAAATAGATTGGTTAGATAATCAAAATATTGAATTATTATCAGATAATATTCGCTTATCGCTTCAAAGTTTATTAGGTATCACTGGACATTTTAATAATGAAGATTTATTAAATAAAATTTTTTCTGAGTTTTGTATTGGTAAATAA
- a CDS encoding co-chaperone GroES has protein sequence MKLRPLHDRVIVKRNEAELKSAGGIVLTGSAAGKSTRGVVLSVGKGRVLDNGNIKKLDVKVGDVVIFNEGYGAKTETIDNEEVLILTESDILAILEE, from the coding sequence ATGAAACTTCGTCCATTACATGATAGAGTAATTGTTAAACGTAATGAAGCAGAATTGAAATCTGCTGGCGGTATTGTATTAACTGGCTCTGCAGCTGGAAAATCTACTCGAGGTGTAGTTTTATCAGTTGGAAAGGGTCGCGTTTTAGATAATGGCAATATTAAAAAACTAGATGTTAAAGTTGGTGATGTTGTAATTTTCAATGAAGGTTATGGCGCAAAGACTGAAACTATTGATAATGAAGAAGTTTTGATTTTAACTGAAAGTGATATTTTAGCGATTTTAGAAGAATAA
- the groL gene encoding chaperonin GroEL (60 kDa chaperone family; promotes refolding of misfolded polypeptides especially under stressful conditions; forms two stacked rings of heptamers to form a barrel-shaped 14mer; ends can be capped by GroES; misfolded proteins enter the barrel where they are refolded when GroES binds), protein MAAKDVKFGNEARIKMLRGVNVLADAVKVTLGPKGRNVVLDKSFGPPSITKDGVSVAREIELEDKFENMGAQMVKEVASKANDAAGDGTTTATLLAQSIVNEGLKAVAAGMNPMDLKRGIDKAVIHAVDELKKISVPCADSKAITQVGTISANADEKVGSLIAEAMEKVGNDGVITVEEGTGLQNELEVVKGMQFDRGYLSPYFINKPDTGLVELDNPYILMADKKISNIRELLPILESVAKSSKPLLIIAEDLEGEALATLVVNSMRGIVKVSAVKAPGFGDRRKAMLQDISILTGGSVISEELAMELEKASLEDLGQAKRVVITKDATTIIGGNGNKSSIKGRINQIRQEVSEATSDYDKEKLNERLAKLSGGVAVLKVGAATEVEMKEKKARVEDALHATRAAVEEGVVPGGGVALVRVAEKISRINGQNEDQNVGIRVALRAMEAPLRQIVANSGEEPSVVTNNVKDGHGNYGYNAATDEYGDMISFGILDPTKVTRSALQYAASVAGLMITTECMVTDLPKDEKSSSDLSTPPGGGMGGGMGGMM, encoded by the coding sequence ATGGCAGCGAAAGATGTAAAATTTGGTAATGAAGCTCGAATTAAAATGCTTCGCGGAGTTAATGTTTTAGCTGATGCGGTTAAAGTAACGTTGGGTCCTAAAGGAAGAAATGTAGTATTAGATAAATCTTTTGGTCCACCAAGTATTACAAAAGATGGTGTTTCAGTTGCTCGAGAAATTGAATTAGAAGACAAATTTGAAAATATGGGCGCTCAAATGGTCAAAGAAGTTGCATCTAAAGCGAATGATGCAGCAGGTGATGGAACTACAACAGCAACTTTATTAGCTCAATCTATAGTGAATGAAGGTTTAAAAGCAGTTGCTGCTGGTATGAACCCTATGGATTTAAAACGTGGAATTGATAAAGCTGTAATTCATGCTGTTGATGAATTAAAAAAAATATCAGTTCCTTGTGCGGATTCTAAGGCGATTACACAAGTAGGTACCATTTCAGCAAACGCAGATGAAAAAGTAGGTAGTTTAATAGCTGAGGCTATGGAAAAAGTAGGAAATGATGGTGTTATTACGGTTGAAGAAGGTACTGGTTTACAGAATGAACTAGAAGTAGTAAAAGGTATGCAATTTGATAGAGGATATTTATCTCCTTATTTTATTAATAAGCCAGATACTGGATTAGTAGAATTAGATAATCCATATATATTAATGGCAGATAAAAAAATATCTAATATTCGAGAATTATTACCAATTTTAGAGTCAGTTGCTAAATCTAGTAAACCATTATTAATTATAGCAGAAGATTTAGAAGGTGAAGCATTAGCAACGTTAGTAGTAAATTCTATGAGAGGAATAGTTAAAGTATCAGCTGTCAAGGCGCCCGGATTTGGTGATCGTCGTAAAGCGATGTTACAAGATATTTCTATTCTTACAGGTGGTTCTGTTATATCTGAAGAATTAGCTATGGAATTAGAAAAAGCTTCTTTAGAAGATTTAGGACAAGCAAAACGTGTTGTTATTACTAAAGATGCAACTACTATTATTGGTGGTAACGGTAATAAGAGTAGTATTAAAGGTCGAATTAATCAAATTAGACAGGAAGTTAGTGAAGCAACTTCTGATTATGATAAAGAAAAATTAAATGAACGTTTAGCTAAATTGTCGGGTGGTGTAGCAGTATTAAAAGTAGGAGCTGCTACTGAAGTCGAAATGAAAGAGAAAAAAGCTCGTGTTGAAGATGCATTGCATGCAACTAGAGCAGCCGTAGAAGAAGGAGTAGTTCCGGGTGGAGGAGTTGCACTAGTTCGCGTAGCAGAAAAAATTTCCCGCATTAATGGTCAAAATGAAGATCAAAATGTTGGAATACGTGTAGCCTTACGTGCAATGGAAGCTCCTTTACGCCAAATTGTTGCAAATTCAGGTGAAGAACCATCGGTTGTAACTAATAATGTAAAAGATGGACACGGTAATTATGGTTATAACGCAGCTACTGATGAATATGGAGATATGATATCTTTTGGAATATTAGATCCAACAAAAGTTACGCGATCTGCATTACAATACGCAGCTTCTGTTGCTGGATTAATGATTACTACAGAATGTATGGTCACAGATCTTCCTAAAGATGAAAAATCTTCTTCTGATTTAAGTACTCCGCCAGGCGGTGGAATGGGTGGCGGTATGGGTGGCATGATGTAA
- the efp gene encoding elongation factor P: MTAYSGNSLKSGIKILIDNDPYEIQYSEFIKPGKGQAFVRIKLKQLITGKLLNRTVKATDIFYSIDIKEIHAVYLYTNKSIWVFMNKENFEHIEVLYKFLNGVDKWLINTSKCKITLWNNSPIAVNINNFIHLRVNNTDIEVQGDTINSSNKLVTVETGAIVRVPLFVKKDDVIKIDTRNGKYISRVFCS; encoded by the coding sequence ATGACAGCTTATAGCGGTAATTCTTTAAAGTCAGGAATAAAAATTTTAATAGATAATGATCCATATGAAATTCAATATAGTGAATTTATTAAACCTGGAAAAGGTCAAGCTTTTGTAAGGATTAAATTAAAGCAACTTATAACAGGAAAATTATTAAATAGAACTGTTAAAGCTACTGATATTTTTTATTCTATAGATATCAAAGAAATTCATGCAGTATATTTATATACTAATAAATCTATTTGGGTATTTATGAATAAAGAAAATTTTGAACATATTGAAGTATTATATAAATTTTTAAATGGTGTTGATAAATGGTTAATAAATACATCAAAATGTAAAATTACTTTATGGAATAATTCCCCTATTGCTGTTAATATTAATAATTTTATACATTTACGAGTCAATAATACAGATATTGAAGTACAGGGTGATACCATTAATTCATCCAATAAATTAGTTACAGTAGAAACTGGCGCTATAGTACGTGTACCTTTGTTTGTTAAAAAAGATGATGTTATTAAGATAGATACACGTAATGGAAAGTATATTTCACGTGTATTTTGTTCATGA
- the dnaC gene encoding DNA replication protein DnaC translates to MRKKKYKINNFLKKIKKIMPAYIQPKFYNDKELLLWNQEQGKKRSESIIRHNKAMKIKRTLGRSGIKELYINCSFKNYNIHHEGHRKVLHAARKYAENFKNNIASFIFSGRPGTGKNHLASAIGNYLIINGYTILIITVADLMSTIKSTFNRSLTSITEERLLENLSTVDLLIIDEVGMQIESRYEKMIINQIIDRRSSSKKSTGMLSNLNYNQLKNLLGERVVDRMSLGNSLWLTFEWDSYRKNVY, encoded by the coding sequence ATGAGAAAAAAAAAATATAAAATAAATAACTTTTTAAAAAAAATAAAAAAAATAATGCCCGCATATATACAGCCAAAATTTTATAATGATAAAGAACTACTATTATGGAATCAAGAACAAGGAAAAAAACGTTCTGAATCTATTATACGTCATAACAAAGCTATGAAAATAAAACGAACATTAGGTAGATCAGGAATAAAAGAATTATATATAAATTGTTCCTTCAAAAATTATAATATTCATCATGAAGGACATAGAAAAGTTCTTCATGCAGCTCGTAAATATGCAGAAAACTTTAAAAACAATATTGCAAGCTTTATATTTTCAGGTCGCCCTGGAACCGGAAAAAATCACTTAGCATCTGCTATTGGTAATTATTTAATTATTAATGGGTATACTATATTAATAATTACAGTCGCAGATTTAATGTCTACCATAAAAAGTACATTCAATAGATCTTTGACCAGTATAACAGAAGAAAGACTATTAGAAAATTTAAGTACAGTAGATCTCCTAATAATTGATGAAGTTGGAATGCAAATAGAATCTCGATATGAAAAAATGATTATTAATCAAATCATAGATAGACGATCATCATCAAAAAAATCTACTGGTATGTTATCTAATTTGAATTATAACCAATTAAAAAATTTATTAGGAGAAAGAGTAGTTGATAGAATGAGTTTAGGTAATAGTTTATGGTTAACATTCGAATGGGATAGCTATAGAAAAAACGTATATTAA
- the rsmD gene encoding 16S rRNA (guanine(966)-N(2))-methyltransferase RsmD: MKQKKIRVTGGFLKNRILHSVTKINVRPTRNFVKQVLFNWLQNYIKNSICLDCFAGSGNLSIESVSRSAESVTALEKNYILVKKLKKTIKVFLINNISVFRVNTLIWLKKYSKPFDIIYLDPPFNNKKLLNLSIKYLEKYNWTHNNSIIYVEHIDDNIFYPDNWKLMKKKNIGTVSLSLFYKSIII; the protein is encoded by the coding sequence ATGAAACAAAAAAAAATTCGTGTTACTGGTGGATTTTTAAAAAATCGAATATTACATTCAGTAACCAAAATAAATGTACGACCTACAAGAAATTTTGTTAAACAAGTATTATTCAATTGGCTGCAAAATTATATTAAAAATTCTATATGTTTAGATTGTTTTGCAGGTAGTGGAAATTTAAGCATAGAATCAGTATCTCGATCAGCTGAATCAGTAACAGCATTAGAAAAAAATTATATTTTAGTAAAAAAATTAAAAAAAACTATCAAAGTTTTTTTAATTAACAATATATCTGTTTTTCGAGTTAATACGCTAATATGGTTAAAAAAATATAGTAAACCATTTGATATTATCTATCTAGATCCACCGTTTAATAATAAAAAATTATTAAACTTGTCTATTAAGTATCTAGAAAAATATAATTGGACCCATAATAATTCTATTATATATGTTGAACATATCGATGATAATATTTTTTATCCAGATAATTGGAAATTAATGAAAAAAAAAAATATTGGAACAGTATCGTTATCATTATTTTATAAATCCATAATAATATAA